The Priestia megaterium NBRC 15308 = ATCC 14581 region GGCCTGTTCAGCTGCAAGTTCAGTTGCACGGTCTTCTTTCATTTCTAGTATGATTTTTTTACTAAAAGATATAACCTTATTCATTACACCCCTCAACTTTCTGAAGTATTATTTAAAATTCTTTTCCCATTATTTAAAATTTTCAATCTAAAAATTATATAATGCTTCAAAAAATCCACATTTAAATAAAGAAACCTTTTAAGAATAGGGTTTACAGGAATGGTCTTATATATCTTAAAAATAGGTGATCTTTATGATTAATGACATATTAAAAAATTTATCAATACTCAATGTTTTTTGGTTCATTATTGATTTGAGTTTAATCCTTTTGGGAAATCGATTACTTCATTGGACAGTTAACTTTGTTTCTAAAAAGAAGACATATCCATCAAAGAACTTTTTCAATTCTATTGTTTCTTTGTTAAATTGGATTACTATCTATGCTGTAATTTTTTTATTCTTATTCTCTTTTCCTAATAGAAAATGGATGTTCCGCCCCTTATATTCTCAAGGAGAAATAGATGTATCATTCTTTCTTATTTTAATTGTAATTATGAGTATATTATTTGCTCATAAACTCATTAAATTATTGACTACGCATGTATTGAAGCCAGTTTATAAACACTACAATATTAATAACGGTTTAGGTTATACATTTAATAAAATTATTTATTATACATTGATGATTATAGCCTTAGGAATAAGTTTTAAGAGCGTCGGGATTGACCTAACCGGATTAGGGACAATCTTTAGTGTGCTCGGTATTGGAATTGGTTTTGGAATGAGAAACATAGCTGGAAATTTTGTGTGTGGAATTATTATTTTATTTGAAAGACCAATTGAAGTAGGAGAAGTTATTCAACTTAATGAGGGGATTGGGAGGGTGGAAAATATCAGACTTAGATCTACAATTATTCGAACTGCTAAGGAAGGGACTTTAATTATACCTAATCAATATTTTATTGAACACATTATTAAAAATCGAACTGGATCTGAAATGATAGCAGAAGTTACTGTAAGTGTAGAATATGGAGTTAGTACAGAGAAAGTTGATAAGGTTCTCCACGAAGCCGTATCAAAAGTTAAAGGAAAATCTGAAGGGATATTAAATGAACCAAATCCTACTATTCGATTTGTGAACTTTCGAAATAGAACTATGGATTTCTTAGTTGAGATTCCAGTAATAAATTTTGAGATTAAAGAACAAATAGAAAGCAAGCTAAGACACTCTATAGTTCAAAGTTTTACAGAAGAAGGAATTCATCTTGCGCCTTATGAATTTAGCCAAGTCCTTTTAAATAAACTTGAAAAGTAATAGCCGAGAAATAAAAAGAAGACATTCTAAATTAGAATGTCTTCTTTTTATTATAGATGCACGAGCTACATCAAATCCATCAATCTGATATCCAATAAAAGGAGAGTGAACTTTTAAATAAATTCATTCTTTTAAATTTGAGAGTTTATTCATTATTTACTTGTTCTTTGATTTACTATTGCTTTTTCAATAGTGTTATTCAATGCTTCTATAGTAGAAAAAATTCTTTTAATTCCACTTATACAATTTCTCTTTGCCTCTGAAGGGTTGTTTTGTAATATAAAAGATTTATTTGTAGTTACTTTTTTTATATCCTTTACAAGTTTATTTACTTTAGTCCTTGTTCCTTCATTTAACATAGATATAGCTGCTTCTCCAATTATAGTACCTATTGTTAAACCTTTTATAAAATCTCTATTTGCAAATTTTTCGGTCTTATATACCTGTTCTTTCATAAATCTGTTACCTCTCTTTATATAATAATTATTTGTATTTTTAAGCTGTTTGTTTCTTTCTCTTTTAATTGAAAGTATTTGCTTAAGTATCGCATAGAGGTTATTTATTAATATGTTGAGTTTTCATAAACGAATTTTACTATATTTTCTATATAAAAGCCTTCTTATTATAAGAATGCGAATAAAATGGCCTTGTTTTTTCTATCAATAAGGTTTTAATAATACGTTTAATTTATTTTTTCCAGTTTAATAATCCATCATCTTCATCAAACTCGATTAAAACATCAGTTATTCCTTTTTCTGTTAAAATCTTTTTTTCTAATCGATCTTTTATATCATCCGCAACGGCGACTGTCAAGGTAGGCTCAATTTCAATTTCTATTTCCACATGGAAATCTTCTCCTTCTTTAATAACATTTATCCCTTGTATATCTTTGACATCGGGATCCCTCATTACTAAAGAACCTATCTTGTCTTCCATTTTTTCATCAGCCTCTCCTATTGCTCCAGCAGCGTTATCTAGAAAAACCTTTCCAACCACAAAGAACATCATTAATCCAATTAAAATTGAGGCAATTCCTTCAGCTTGATGATAAGATGTGAAATTAGAAATTATTACTGCAATAATAGCTAATATCCCACCTCCTGTTGCTACTAAATCTTCCATAAAAACCAGCTTTGTTGCCGGTTTTGCATTTCTTAACCTTTTAAAGCTTTGGAATAATATGTTTATCCCTTTAACTTCAATGTCCTCATCATAAACAATCTCTTTCATTGCTTTATATAGAACCGTTGCTTCAAGCATAACGGCGATGCCTAACACGCTAACATTTAAAATAAAACCCGAAGATTCCGTGGGATGTAGTATATGACGAAAACCTTCTCTTATGGTTTCAAATGACATAATTCCTACAATTAATACCGCACCAAGTAAAACTAAATTTACCAGCCTTCCAAAACCATTTGGAAACCGAGCTGTTGGTGTTTTTTTGCTAAGTGCTGAACCTATAAAAACAAAAAATTGATTGGCAGCATCCCCCAGACTATGCATTGTTTCTGCAAACATAGCAACATTACCCGTTAGTATAAAAGTCGCCCCTTTAATGATTGCAATAATGGCATTAACTATCCCTGCTAACAGTGCAGACTTATTTCCTTTTTTTAATAATCGAAGCAATTCTCCCATTTTCTCACGCTCTCTTTGGTTTCTTTATATTTAAGTTTTTTATCCTGCAATGAATAACTACTAAGTAAAATTCTTCATCTTTCAATTTCCTTTTTTCTGAATAGAATTGTTATAGATTAATATGCTTTTACATGAGGTGGCCTTATACAGAAGTACAATTTAATTAGTATTCGCACTCATTTTTATATGTTACTTATTCTCTTATTTACACATGTTTAAACGATTAATTAACAATAACCATTTTCAAATCTAAATAAGCAAAAATGGTTATATAAATTTATCTTTTTAACCAAGAAATAAGAATTCTACATAAAAAATTCCATGGTTAATTTGTTTTAGATATGGGTAAAAGTTAATTAAATATTTTAATAAGGGGGTGAATTAACAATGGAAATTCTATGGATGCTAATTGTTGGCGGAATTATTGGTTGGCTTGCTAGTTTAATTACAGGACGAGATGTTCCTGGGGGGATTATTGGTAATATTATTGCTGGCTTTATTGGCGCGTGGTTAGGCGGCCTTATCTTTGGAGATTGGGGTCCAGTCGTTGGTGGCTTTGCAATTATCCCTGCAATTATTGGATCAATTATTTTGGTGTTAATTATAAGCTTTATTTTACGAAAAGTAGGAAAAAGAGGTAATCAGACCCACCATGATCATGCATAAAAGATAGAAAAGTTTCAAATAGGAGTGGCTAAAACTGAGAAAGAAAAACCAATTTATAATATCGGACTTTACCGAAGAAAATTATTTTGAACTAGATTCTTATCTTACTTATTTGTTTAAACAAATTAATAATCATGCTGAAAATGTATCAGAAGCTTAATGATAGTTAAAGTGCTTTATAAAGAGAAAAATAAAAAGAGATTAAATGAGGGTATAAAATAAGCGACCTTATATTCTAAACTAAACGAATATATAAGGTCGCTTACTAACTATTATGGTTAATTTTTTAAAAAATTTCGATTGTTCTTCTCTACAGGCGACGATTCGAAAATTATTTGCACCTTTTCAAAATACATATGCACCATTAAATGAACCGTCCAAATCACATACCTCTAATGAATCACCTATTAAAATGATGATGTCGAATCCTTGTCCTAGAACCAATTCTTTCTACAAAATTAATTTAATATGCTAAAACCAATTTCTGCAAGGGCTTGTTCCAATGTGGCAAGAAGATCAAGTATTAAAAAAAGCGATGGATGAATGGGAACGTGTAAGTCAGGATCCTGAAGTGCTATTAGCATATGAAGCTCGAAGAAAAGCGTTATTAGATGAAAAATCTGCATTAAAAAGAGCTGAAAGAAAAGGTATTATAAAGGTAGCTCTAGGGATGATTCAAAAAGGAATAGATGAAGAGACTATTATCGAACTAACAGGACTTACAAAAGAAGAAATACAAGAACTTCGTCGACAATAAGTGAAAAGAAATAAAAAGAGCATTGTTATTAATACAATGCTCTTTTTATTTCTTTCCTGTTAATAACTTGTTTTCTAGCTTTACTACCCATTTATAATACCCTAATGCAATAAGTAGAAGTACAGGATCAATGATAGCTGAATACCATAAATTCCACCAACCATAGTGGAAGTATCCCCAAGGTTCAGGGAGTAATGTAATCATTTCATAAAGCAAAATGGCTACCATCCAAAAGATAAAATAGCAACCCTTGTGAATGATTGACATTTTAAAAGGATACCAATTAAGAAATATCATATTAGCAGGTGGGAGTAATACAGTATGAGTAAGAACTCCCCTCCAATCTGCGTTTTCTGTAAAATACCAATAGGCATGATATTTGAGATCTATAAAGACATCAAACATATGTTGAAAAGCAATTGTAAACATCCAAATATGAAGAATTTGATTTGCTGTTAGTCTTTTATTTGTTTTAAATGCAATAAAATTAAATACAATAATGGCAATAGCAAGTCCTATCATGGTTTTTTCCTTTTTAATTAAATATACCATATAATTACATATAATGAAATTAAAAACTATTAATGAATTTTATTACTTTAGGTCTTTCTATTCTAAAAACAATCTATGTAAAAATTAAATTA contains the following coding sequences:
- a CDS encoding mechanosensitive ion channel family protein, encoding MINDILKNLSILNVFWFIIDLSLILLGNRLLHWTVNFVSKKKTYPSKNFFNSIVSLLNWITIYAVIFLFLFSFPNRKWMFRPLYSQGEIDVSFFLILIVIMSILFAHKLIKLLTTHVLKPVYKHYNINNGLGYTFNKIIYYTLMIIALGISFKSVGIDLTGLGTIFSVLGIGIGFGMRNIAGNFVCGIIILFERPIEVGEVIQLNEGIGRVENIRLRSTIIRTAKEGTLIIPNQYFIEHIIKNRTGSEMIAEVTVSVEYGVSTEKVDKVLHEAVSKVKGKSEGILNEPNPTIRFVNFRNRTMDFLVEIPVINFEIKEQIESKLRHSIVQSFTEEGIHLAPYEFSQVLLNKLEK
- a CDS encoding cation diffusion facilitator family transporter, with protein sequence MGELLRLLKKGNKSALLAGIVNAIIAIIKGATFILTGNVAMFAETMHSLGDAANQFFVFIGSALSKKTPTARFPNGFGRLVNLVLLGAVLIVGIMSFETIREGFRHILHPTESSGFILNVSVLGIAVMLEATVLYKAMKEIVYDEDIEVKGINILFQSFKRLRNAKPATKLVFMEDLVATGGGILAIIAVIISNFTSYHQAEGIASILIGLMMFFVVGKVFLDNAAGAIGEADEKMEDKIGSLVMRDPDVKDIQGINVIKEGEDFHVEIEIEIEPTLTVAVADDIKDRLEKKILTEKGITDVLIEFDEDDGLLNWKK
- a CDS encoding GlsB/YeaQ/YmgE family stress response membrane protein; amino-acid sequence: MEILWMLIVGGIIGWLASLITGRDVPGGIIGNIIAGFIGAWLGGLIFGDWGPVVGGFAIIPAIIGSIILVLIISFILRKVGKRGNQTHHDHA